In Colletotrichum higginsianum IMI 349063 chromosome 3, whole genome shotgun sequence, a genomic segment contains:
- a CDS encoding Appr-1-p processing domain-containing protein — protein MTSLKHVLVHLLDESDSRSRAEDDDRHHHQHIKDQLDDLEPSSHLRLLQQLLCVRQPEPPLPEQISSEIDSVLQQLASHRLLTQAGTIQPTLTIRRENGRDTRIALWKGDITTLSGVTAITNAANGQGLGCFQPSHRCIDNVIHSWAGPRLRHECHAVMASRARDIAPGEAIVTGGYCLPASHVVHTVGPQLQRGSKPTGVQTRQLAQCYRGVLDAVEPLPATPDGRKIVAFCGISTGLFAYPARDAAAVAVDAVADWFADNKDTSITDVVFNTFTEEDHAIYREVLASSSHILFARAGTGISPSPLAAEAHRQPLSSSTSSSPPPLVHSDSLERAKQWLRSADAVIVSAGAGLSASDGLDYTSPALFARHFPGFLKYGLRTLYSVFGFDGWPNEQVRWGYYFTHLAMVRSWPKSRMYHTLISWLEKFGDDAHVRTSNADGLFIANGLSPERLSTPQGSYSVFQCLANCRPDATVLSAPLVDDAQASLDPVTQVITDPSKVPFCGFCGSKMSICVRAGHWFNESPFQDGEKRWKGFRRDVVGDRKKTTVILELGVGMSTPGVLRWPNEDLVMRSDGCVKLVRVGLGPETAVPWSLEEDGLATSIDGDISTAVMELLGESEI, from the coding sequence ATGACCAGCCTAAAGCACGTCCTTGTTCATTTACTGGACGAATCTGACTCGAGATCTCGCGCAGAGGATGACGaccgccatcaccaccagcaTATCAAGGATCAactcgacgacctggaaCCCTCGAGTCATCTGCGACTCCTCCAACAACTCCTCTGCGTACGGCAGCCCGAGCCACCGCTGCCAGAACAGATCTCGAGCGAGATCGACTCAGTCTTGCAGCAGCTGGCGTCGCATCGACTTCTCACCCAAGCCGGGACCATCCAACCGACACTCACAATCAGGAGAGAGAACGGCAGGGACACGAGAATCGCCCTCTGGAAGGGGGACATCACGACCTTGTCCGGCGTCACGGCCAtcaccaacgccgccaacggccagGGCCTCGGGTGTTTCCAGCCATCGCACCGCTGCATCGACAACGTGATTCACTCCTGGGCCGGCCCCCGCCTACGGCACGAGTGCCACGCGgtcatggcctcgagggccCGCGACATCGCACCGGGCGAGGCCATCGTCACGGGAGGGTACTGCCTGCCAGCAAGCCATGTCGTGCATACAGTTGGGCCGCAGCTGCAACGCGGCTCCAAACCAACAGGGGTGCAGACGAGGCAGCTCGCGCAGTGCTACCGCGGCGTGCTGGACGCAGTTGAACCGCTGCCCGCGACACCAGATGGCAGGAAGATCGTGGCCTTCTGCGGCATCTCGACCGGATTGTTTGCGTATCCGGCGCGAGACGCCGCAGCCGTGGCGGTCGACGCGGTCGCGGATTGGTTCGCGGACAATAAGGACACCTCCATCACGGACGTGGTTTTCAACACCTTTACCGAAGAGGATCATGCCATCTACAGGGAGGtcctggcctcctcctcccacatCCTCTTCGCGCGCGCAGGGACGGGCATCTCGCCGAGTCCGCTGGCGGCAGAAGCGCATCGCCAGCctctctcgtcgtcgacgtcgtcgtcgccgccgccgctagTCCATTCCGACTCGCTGGAGCGCGCCAAGCAATGGCTGAGGTCTGCGGATGCGGTCATTGTAAGCGCAGGGGCCGGGTTGTCAGCTTCCGATGGGCTGGATTACACTTCGCCGGCGCTGTTTGCCAGGCACTTCCCGGGCTTCCTGAAGTATGGGTTGCGAACTCTGTACAGTGTCTTCGGCTTCGATGGTTGGCCGAATGAGCAGGTCCGCTGGGGGTATTACTTCACTCACTTGGCCATGGTTAGGTCATGGCCGAAGTCGAGAATGTACCACACCCTTATCTCCTGGCTCGAAAAGTTTGGCGACGATGCGCACGTTCGAACGTCCAACGCTGACGGTCTGTTCATCGCCAACGGGCTATCTCCCGAGAGGCTATCAACCCCCCAGGGCTCGTACTCTGTCTTCCAGTGTCTTGCCAACTGCCGCCCTGACGCTACGGTCTTGTCTGCGCCCTTAGTTGACGATGCACAGGCGTCACTGGACCCCGTAACTCAGGTCATTACGGATCCAAGCAAAGTGCCCTTTTGCGGGTTTTGCGGCAGCAAGATGAGCATCTGCGTGAGAGCAGGTCACTGGTTCAACGAATCCCCCTTCCAGGATGGGGAGAAGAGATGGAAGGGGTTTCGCCGGGACGTCGTAGGGgacaggaagaagacgacggtgaTCTTGGAACTTGGCGTCGGAATGTCGACGCCGGGGGTCTTGAGATGGCCGAACGAAGACCTTGTAATGAGAAGCGACGGGTGCGTGAAACTTGTGAGGGTTGGGCTAGGGCCTGAGACGGCCGTCCCATGGAGTTTGGAGGAAGATGGGCTGGCGACAAGTATAGACGGCGATATCTCAACCGCAGTGATGGAATTACTGGGAGAAAGCGAGATCTGA
- a CDS encoding AAA family ATPase, translating to MYENLKSGRDDKVAFENLWMLFDAGTTIYCPYRNGTEIFHTYEALSERTCTTEPSLDMTYTRARSSPQAYCVLATRGGVPLRKSLMPGGIEEDDEENDFLQSIDVLLRLEQLELLRQGESGGNRKDAAQPALGRHGLGGAPTRRTKNAMSGLIIACFSIEYDGYRYGPQRELFEIKPYDGLKDVRSMEIFPVQYLGDAEMGRLLQRGRKFVDLANNAHMSYEGTTAGNARETINSDVIVDFKIAFERNTDLPDVSEIKPFISKEIKDHWPVIPSREQLEVHDWYEHEDVGAEELDDHRWCYAMSCQKPTYYAHQDAQGQKVLRKLWLLFDSHASPSAQTRRAREELKLYLEENNLMGLFPGVVPGYALRNRKWVQLDLDRLQVVHHDDEWNNLVLPKGHREMVQAMVESYTKRSDESQPTHDEVPDKIDLDLVRGKEMSVAASADHRIMKAKDASFCSTVLLGSERLPLLVRTPSSSPECVAAYTKRPLYPITCGDIGHLPEVVEANLEKHFKLAHKWACVLLLDEADVFLAKRTKTDVKRNGLVSVFLRILEYYPGILFLTTNRVGAIDDAFRSRLHLTLYYPKLVEKQSIKIWKNNIKKLKEVNEHRVSRGQLPIKYDKNEIIKWVELNWENLQWNGRQIRNAFQTAIALAEFKAQSRKSSKRTSQDPPSPDPKSSKPPVLNQDTFLLIAEASNQFNDYLLQTHGQDEEATASRDQMRPANFKMKPTRIKRVESSESDTNSDSSGHSDSGSESDESDDAGPSDSDSGTEKKAKKAKKAKKGKKAKAKKSKDKAEKVKKDEESLGEGEKKKKKKKKSEE from the exons ATGTATGAAAACCTCAAGTCTGGTAGGGATGACAAAGTAGCGTTCGAAAACCTATGGATGCTTTTCGACGCCGGAACCACCATCTATTGCCCCTACAGAAACGGAACAGAAATCTTCCACACCTACGAGGCGCTTAGCGAGCGAACATGTACCACAGAACCATCCCTTGACATGACCTACACCCGTGCCAGGTCCTCGCCCCAGGCGTACTGCGTTCTTGCTACGAGGGGCGGCGTTCCTTTGAGGAAATCGCTTATGCCAGGCGGCatcgaggaagacgatgaggagaATGATTTCTTGCAAAGCATAGACGTCTTGCTTCGATTGGAGCAACTGGAGCTCCTCCGACAGGGAGAATCTGGAGGGAATCGCAAAGATGCGGCGCAGCCGGCTCTGGGACGGCATGGACTTGGTGGTGCGCCAACCAGACGGACCAAAAATGCCATGTCGGGATTGATTATCGCCTGTTTCAGCATCGAGTATGACGGCTACCGATACGGTCCCCAGAGGGAGCTATTCGAGATCAAGCCTTACGACGGGTTGAAGGATGTACGAAGCATGGAAATCTTTCCGGTGCAGTACTTGGGTGATGCAGAGATGGGCCGTCTCCTTCAAAGAGGCAGAAAGTTTGTCGACCTCGCAAACAACGCCCACATGTCTTATGAAggcaccaccgccggcaaCGCCCGCGAGACG ATTAATTCCGATGTTATCGTCGACTTCAAAATCGCGTTTGAACGGAATACCGACCTTCCTGACGTTTCCGAAATCAAACCCTTCATTTCGAAAGAAATCAAAGACCATTGGCCAGTAATTCCCAGCAGAGAGCAGTTGGAAGTCCATGATTGGTATGAGCATGAAGATGTTGGAGCCGAAGAGCTTGACGACCACCGTTGGTGCTACGCAATGTCTTGTCAAAAGCCAACGTATTACGCCCATCAGGACGCACAAGGTCAAAAGGTTCTACGAAAGCTCTGGCTGTTATTCGACAGCCATGCGTCACCAAGCGCGCAGACAAGGAGGGCCCGGGAAGAGCTCAAATTATATCTTGAGGAAAACAACCTCATGGGACTTTTCCCCGGAGTCGTTCCCGGATACGCCCTGCGAAACCGCAAATGGG TTCAACTGGACTTGGATCGACTTCAGGTCGTTCACCACGACGACGAATGGAACAATCTCGTTTTGCCGAAGGGCCACAGAGAGATGGTGCAGGCCATGGTTGAGTCGTACACCAAAAGGTCAGACGAGTCTCAGCCGACACACGATGAAGTTCCTGACAAGATTGACTTGGATCTTGTTCGAGGAAAAG AGATGAGTGTTGCTGCGAGTGCTGATCATCGGATTATGAAGGCAAAGGATGCATCATTTTGCTCCACGGTGCTCCTGGGGTCGGAAAGACTTCCACTGCTGGTGCGAACTCCATCCTCATCCCCAG AATGCGTAGCGGCATACACCAAACGGCCCTTGTACCCGATTACATGTG GTGACATTGGACACCTTCCGGAGGTTGTTGAAGCAAATTTGGAGAAGCACTTCAAATTAGCCCACAAGTGGGCTTGTGTTTTGCTTCTAGACGAAGCAGATGTGTTTCTTGCGAAGCGAACT AAAACCGATGTGAAACGGAATGGACTCGTGTCGG TTTTCCTTCGCATTCTGGAATATTACCCGGGCATCCTATTCCTGACAACAAACCGGGTTGGCGCCATCGATGACGCATTCCGCTCGCGACTTCATCTCACGCTGTACTATCCAAAGCTCGTGGAGAAGCAAAGCATCAAGATCTGGAAGAACAACATCAAGAAGCTGAAAGAGGTCAACGAGCATCGGGTCAGCAGAGGCCAGCTGCCCATCAAGTACGACAAGAATGAGATCATCAAGTGGGTCGAGCTCAACTGGGAGAACCTCCAATGGAACGGACGTCAAATCAGGAACGCATTCCAGACCGCGATTGCGTTGGCGGAATTCAAGGCCCAGTCCCGGAAGTCCAGCAAGCGAACAAGCCAGGACCCTCCGTCACCAGATCCCAAGAGCTCCAAGCCACCTGTTTTGAACCAGGACACCTTCCTCTTGATTGCAGAGGCCTCTAACCAGTTCAATGACTACCTCCTACAGACGCACGGTcaggatgaggaggcgacCGCTTCCAGGGACCAGATGAGGCCGGCCAACTTCAAGATGAAGCCGACGAGAATCAAGAGGGTGGAATCTTCCGAGTCGGACACGAACAGCGATTCGAGCGGCCATTCAGACTCTGGTTCTGAGTCGGACGAGAGTGACGATGCTGGGCCCTCTGATTCCGACTCAGGAACGGAAAAGAAGGCTAAAAAAgccaagaaggcgaagaaaggaaagaaggCGAAAGCAAAGAAGAGCAAGGACAAAGCCGAGAAGgtcaagaaggacgaggaatctttgggagagggagagaagaagaagaaaaagaagaaaaagtcAGAGGAGTGA
- a CDS encoding AAA family ATPase — MATFVAGSFPNVDHGGEIDQNMSDKGLLDVPQNISNATQALMGTRDHIEAGEEAVETKTMQPETQHDSTMPDEKCGGSHTSVEISPNENYIPRQDETGEKSGPIENGDKNPGPPPPPLDRDTPPYYVPNGVPVHYRNNLNWMTSFGPGRIAVHGLVDYMRGVDERLQIIEKKLHTNEETIKEPHDEVAPPEPDETASADANKVGTKVKFFEAVVEDFHQDGNLLDSATDYGRFSSNKDHPQVLRVLYHKLSDHKTIDKINPDPAQVEIIYLSILSDPIASFFRDVLGLDCGSGYACMRFSKPFRPLIRNLKPLRDHLAKLEEAYGYRVSNFSESRDGLPSKFANKAVVRNLELD, encoded by the coding sequence ATGGCTACTTTTGTTGCCGGTAGCTTCCCGAATGTCGACCACGGGGGCGAGATCGATCAAAATATGTCCGACAAAGGTCTTTTAGATGTTCCCCAAAACATCTCCAATGCGACCCAAGCGCTGATGGGCACAAGAGACCACAttgaggcgggcgaggaagCCGTCGAGACGAAAACGATGCAGCCCGAAACACAACATGATTCCACAATGCCTGACGAGAAGTGCGGAGGCTCGCACACATCTGTCGAGATATCGCCCAATGAAAATTATATACCTCGACAAGATGAGACGGGTGAAAAGAGTGGCCCAATTGAGAATGGCGACAAAAACCCcggccctcctccgccacctcTAGATCGTGACACGCCCCCTTATTATGTCCCAAATGGGGTGCCGGTGCATTATCGGAATAACTTGAACTGGATGACTTCTTTCGGCCCTGGACGAATTGCTGTACATGGCTTAGTTGATTACATGCGAGGGGTTGATGAGCGACTTCAAATCATCGAGAAGAAATTACACACCAACGAGGAGACCATCAAAGAGCCCCACGATGAAGTTGCTCCACCAGAACCAGATGAGACTGCAAGCGCCGATGCCAACAAAGTAGGAACTAAAGTTAAGTTCTTTGAAGCGGTTGTGGAGGATTTCCACCAAGACGGCAATCTTCTAGACAGTGCTACGGATTATGGGAGGTTCTCTTCCAACAAAGACCATCCGCAGGTGCTTCGAGTGCTATACCACAAGCTGTCAGACCACAAGACAATCGACAAAATCAACCCAGACCCTGCGCAAGTTGAGATCATCTATCTCAGCATCCTCTCCGACCCCATCGCGTCCTTTTTCAGGGATGTGTTAGGTCTCGACTGTGGCTCTGGCTACGCCTGCATGCGCTTCTCCAAGCCCTTTCGCCCATTGATCAGAAACCTTAAACCGCTGAGAGACCATCTCGCAAAGCTTGAGGAAGCATACGGGTATAGGGTTTCCAACTTCAGCGAGTCTCGAGATGGGTTACCAAGTAAATTTGCTAACAAGGCTGTCGTCAGGAATCTTGAACTCGACTAG
- a CDS encoding Male sterility protein yields MSPPSVYGPASAALPGSSSGLDANPLAESSSVAAASAVIGQQDLDGDDSTIKTVDELVRRRVRAYPDRVIVSYPSSGINYVDYTMRQLDVFAYRVAKLYEQRIPSRLSSNEKPTTVAVLGPSNFDYLITMLALTKLGHTTLFLSTRISQEAIESLITVTGAQYLLADKRYLETAEAAKQTLPHLDVFEIAGQTAFDFPIEVHADTRLDYGRDLSVETNNLVYVIHSSGSTGLPKPIYQTQKSAIHNYSSSMNMKAFITLPLYHNHGICNLYRAVYSGKPIHLYNADLPLTREHLTSIMRKHNFDIFYGVPYALKLLAETDDGMDLLRQLKIVMYGGSACPDDLGDTLVNNGVNLVGHYGATEVGQLMTSFRPPNDKAWNYVREHDKLTPYLKWIPRGPNLFECCVLPGWPAKVATNQDDGSYCTKDLFEPHPAIPGAWKYIARLDDTIALVNGEKFNPVHMEGTIRSNRNITECVIFGVGRPSLGALVVPAPTLAGKTEDEILDVVWPVVEGASRSVEAYARVSRNMIKLLPHDCAYPRTDKGSVIRQAFYKRYAEDIDRVYDSADASSGDLKRMGVDELKGFVRDGIVQTLAKKVQLDDDTDFFSLGLDSLQAIQLRSDILRTVDVGGNKLGQTVVFDHPSINKLSAYLASLGTGEGIEAEAPVESEMRELIEKYGDFAPVESAPRSSIAVTGVTGSLGAHIVTKLAADPSVKTIYCLTRASSDADAARRVKSSLVQRRLYHALPAASRRKLVALAADLADPKLGLSDDAYRQVKQDLRLVIHAAWSVNFNMRLSSFEKSNIAGVKHLIDLCRQAGGDDAGSSSSAPASFNFCSSVSTVVRSTTLPVPESVPDLEWAQGMGYAQSKVVAEHLCARATKAGIKARVLRIGQIVADTRHGVWNATEAIPLMLQTAITVGALPKLSETPSWLPVDTVAQGVVDISLSEADGVFANVANPKMFSWSDDLLPALRAAGLEFEEVEPKEWVRRLRASNPDPTANPPIKLVDFFASKYDKDEFAPSKTYVTDNACSLSPALAQAPVLDQQLVDNFVRYFKTNHWVKQGRDAVKTVVMVAGPCGSGKSTLATSLASWLGAPFVEGDSLHSKVSVEKMGGNVALTDEDRSSWLNRIGKRALEALEDLGYDSVVVSCSALRKAYRDTLREAVAKRDGVDIVFLDLQCRPDTLVRRINERKGHYMLASMVEGQVEVYEAAGLGELDVLPVEAEGTPEEVFEESKWLLGQIGIDSSR; encoded by the exons ATGAGTCCCCCCTCCGTGTACGGTCCTGCGAGCGCGGCCCTGCCGGGCAGCAGCTCCGGCCTAGATGCGAACCCCCTCGCTGAGTCGtccagcgtcgccgccgcctctgccgTCATCGGGCAGCAGGACttggacggcgacgacagcaCCATCAAGACGGTCGACGAGCTGGTGCGCCGACGGGTCCGCGCCTATCCGGACCGCGTAATCGTCTCATACCCGTCGTCCGGCATCAACTACGTCGACTACACAATGAGACAACTCGACGTCTTTGCGTACCGCGTCGCCAAGCTGTACGAGCAGCGCATCCCCAGCCGCCTCAGCTCCAACGAGAAGCCCACGACGGTCGCCGTCCTGGGCCCTTCCAACTTTGACTACCTCATCACCATGCTGGCCCTGACGAAGCTCGGCCACACGACGCTGTTCCTGTCGACGAGGATCTCCCAGGAGGCCATCGAGTCTCTGATTACCGTCACCGGCGCCCAGTACCTGCTCGCTGATAAGAGGTAtctcgagacggccgaggccgccaagcaGACGCTGCCGCATCTCGACGTCTTTGAGATTGCGGGCCAGACGGCCTTTGACTTCCCCATCGAGGTACACGCCGACACGCGTCTTGACTACGGCCGCGATCTCTCGGTCGAGACGAACAATTTGGTCTATGTCATCCACTCCAGTG GCTCAACTGGCCTACCAAAGCCCATCTACCAGACGCAAAAGTCGGCTATTCACAACTACTCCAGCAGCATGAACATGAAGGCCTTCATCACCCTGCCTCTGTATCACAACCACGGCATCTGCAACCTATACCGGGCCGTCTACAGCGGGAAGCCCATTCACCTGTACAACGCCGACCTCCCCCTGACCCGGGAGCACCTCACCAGCATCATGCGGAAGCACAACTTTGACATCTTCTACGGCGTACCTTACGCCCTCaagctcctcgccgagaccgacgacggcatggACCTGCTGCGCCAGCTCAAGATCGTCATGTACGGTGGCTCGGCCTGTCCCGATGACCTCGGCGACACGCTCGTGAACAATGGCGtcaacctcgtcggccaCTACGGAGC AACCGAGGTCGGACAGCTCATGACGTCCTTCCGCCCGCCCAACGACAAGGCGTGGAACTATGTCCGCGAGCACGACAAGCTCACGCCGTATCTGAAATGGATCCCTCGGGGGCCCAACCTGTTCGAGTGCTGCGTGCTGCCGGGATGGCCGGCCAAGGTGGCCACGAACCAGGACGACGGGTCGTACTGTACCAAAGACCTCTTCGAGCCGCACCCGGCGATCCCCGGCGCGTGGAAGTACATCGCCCGGCTCGACGACACCATTGccctcgtcaacggcgagaagTTCAACCCCGTCCACATGGAGGGCACCATCCGCTCCAACAGGAACATCACCGAGTGCGTCAtcttcggcgtcggtcgCCCgtccctcggcgccctcgtcgtccccgcCCCGACGCTGGCGGGCAAGACGGAGgacgagatcctcgacgtcgtgtggcccgtcgtcgagggcgcgaGCCGGTCCGTCGAGGCCTACGCCCGCGTGTCGAGGAACATGATCAAGCTGCTGCCGCACGACTGCGCCTACCCGCGGACGGACAAGGGCAGCGTCATCCGCCAGGCCTTCTACAAGAGGTACGCCGAGGACATTGACCGGGTCTACGACAGCGCCGACGCCAGCAGCGGCGACCTCAAGAGgatgggcgtcgacgagctcaagggATTCGTCCGGGACGGCATCGTCCAGACGCTCGCCAAAAAGGtccagctcgacgacgacaccgacttcttctcgctcggcctcgactcCCTCCAGGCCATCCAGCTGCGGTCCGACATCCTGCGGACtgtcgatgtcggcggcaACAAGCTCGGACAGACGGTCGTGTTCGATCACCCGTCCATCAACAAGCTGAGCGCGTATCTCGCCAGTCTCGGCACTGGTGagggcatcgaggccgaggcgcccGTCGAAAGTGAGATGCGCGAGCTGATTGAGAAGTATGGCGATTTTGCTCCTGTTGAATCGGCTCCCAGGTCATCCATT GCCGTCACCGGTGTCACCGGCTCCCTTGGCGCTCACATCGTCACCAAGCTGGCCGCCGACCCGTCCGTCAAGACCATCTACTGCCTCACCCGTGCCAGttccgacgccgacgccgcccgccgcgtcAAGAGCTCGCTGGTCCAGCGCCGCCTCTATCACGccctgcccgcggcctcCCGGCGGAAACTcgtcgccctggccgccgacctcgccgacccCAAGCTCGGCCTCTCGGACGACGCGTACCGCCAGGTCAAGCAGGATCTCCGCCTCGTGATCCATGCCGCGTGGTCCGTCAACTTCAACATGCGCCTCTCGAGTTTCGAGAAGAGCaacatcgccggcgtcaagcACCTCATCGACCTCTGCAGgcaagccggcggcgatgacgcgggatcgtcttcttctgcccCGGCGTCCTTCAACTTCTGCTCGTCCGTCAGCACCGTCGTCCGCTCCACGACGCTGCCCGTCCCCGAGTCCGTCCCGGATCTCGAGTGGGCACAGGGCATGGGCTACGCGCAGTCCaaggtcgtcgccgagcaCCTCTGCGCCCGCGCGACCAAGGCCGGCATCAAGGCCCGCGTCTTGCGCATCGGTCAGATCGTCGCGGACACGCGCCACGGGGTCTGGAACGCGACTGAGGCCATCCCGCTCATGCTCCAGACCGCCATCACCGTCGGGGCCCTCCCCAAGCTGAGCGAGACGCCCTCCTGGCTGCCCGTCGACACCGTCGCccagggcgtcgtcgacatctcCCTGTCCGAAGCGGACGGCGTCTTCGCCAACGTTGCGAACCCCAAGATGTTCAGCTGGTCCGACGACCTGCTGCCGGCTCTACgggccgccggcctggagTTTGAGGAGGTCGAGCCCAAGGAGTGGGttcgccgcctccgcgcTTCGAACCCGGACCCGACGGCCAACCCGCCCATCAAGCTCGTCGACTTCTTCGCTTCAAAGTACGACAAGGACGAGTTCGCGCCGTCCAAGACGTACGTCACCGACAACGCATGCTCGCTCTCGCCGGCACTCGCCCAGGCGCCCGTGCTGGACCAGCAGCTTGTCGACAACTTTGTGAGGTACTTCAAGACCAACCACTGGGTCAAGCAGggccgcgacgccgtcaagacgGTCGTCATGGTCGCCGGCCcctgcggcagcggcaagtCGACGCTTGCCACGTCCCTGGCATCGTGGCTCGGCGCCCCCTTTGTCGAGGGCGACTCGCTGCATTCCAAGGTCTCCGTCGAGAAGATGGGTGGCAACGTCGCCCTGACGGATGAGGACCGCTCGTCGTGGCTGAACCGCATCGGCAAGAGGGcgctcgaggccctcgaggatcttggtTATGACTCGGTCGTCGTCAGCTGCTCGGCCCTGAGGAAGGCGTACCGCGACACGCTGAGGGAGGCCGTTGCGAagcgcgacggcgtcgacatcgtcttcctcgacctGCAGTGTCGTCCGGACACGCTGGTGCGGCGGATCAACGAGAGGAAGGGTCACTACATGCTTGCGAGCATGGTCGAGGGGCAGGTCGAAGTGtacgaggccgccggcctcggagAGTTGGACGTCCTCCCGGTCGAGGCTGAAGGCACGCCGGAAGAGGTCTTCGAGGAGTCCAAGTGGCTGCTCGGACAGATCGGAATCGACTCATCCCGTTAG